A single window of Treponema denticola ATCC 35405 DNA harbors:
- a CDS encoding DedA family protein has protein sequence MLTAFLNWIGNYITYFPLVAFIGLLLGGFNIPISEDILVAMSAIFSQGEKASIPNFLAALYAGAFISDCMVYGWGRLIAKGSISTGLFSKIITKENTYRLLKALQKHGIFTFIICRFIPFGVRNVVSMTSGFVKYPFYKFFIYDLIAAICNITVLYSLVYFFGRKGGDFMKIFGIVMFVLFLAAGAYLVTSGKLFQFADKKLDQEKK, from the coding sequence ATGTTGACGGCGTTTTTGAACTGGATAGGTAACTATATAACTTATTTTCCTCTTGTGGCTTTTATCGGTCTGCTGCTCGGAGGCTTTAATATACCTATTTCGGAAGATATTCTTGTTGCAATGTCGGCTATTTTTTCTCAAGGCGAAAAGGCTTCCATTCCGAATTTTTTGGCAGCTCTGTATGCAGGGGCTTTTATAAGCGACTGTATGGTATATGGTTGGGGGAGGTTGATTGCTAAGGGATCGATATCGACGGGGCTTTTTTCAAAAATTATAACAAAGGAAAATACTTACCGCCTTTTAAAAGCCCTTCAAAAACACGGCATTTTTACATTTATAATTTGCCGCTTTATCCCCTTCGGAGTCCGCAATGTGGTATCGATGACGAGCGGCTTCGTAAAATATCCGTTCTATAAATTTTTTATCTATGATTTAATAGCTGCAATATGTAATATTACCGTATTGTACAGTCTGGTTTACTTTTTTGGCAGGAAAGGCGGCGATTTTATGAAGATATTCGGAATTGTAATGTTTGTTCTTTTCTTGGCTGCCGGTGCCTATCTTGTAACTTCGGGAAAGCTCTTCCAATTTGCCGATAAAAAACTCGACCAAGAGAAAAAATAA
- a CDS encoding NAD(+) synthase, with the protein MDKKKDSNFCIEELGFYRIAVSSPKISLADIEENVNIHLQEIKKAEKDGANLILFPRLSITGASLGSVFKQSLLIEKALDAVKILAEKTKQFSIVSVIGLPFLYRQNLYTCSAVIENGKLIALVPHLPYGFLSSYFCDFEDAPCLIPLCGENIPFGKEFKFIVSYKDSCGFNTGFSFSFDSSSCADLILNPLAEPSKPLGSSAMRQGYKALSAAKKSAIAFANCGMGESVSDYVFAGECGIFENGKELEFTSFAKVSYIASDIDTEFLNIQKLSSRLSKTSDSDWEIVIEKERSNTKKTLNYHVQKNPFLPDCDELHKKFIYKNFFSELIFFQSSALARRLQFIGCSKCLVGISGGLDSSLALLASAYALKLLNIDLKNLYAVTMPGFGTTEKTKNNASALAKTLGCTLLEIPIEKAMMQHFSDIGQDIDNHDIAYENAQARERTQILMDKANQIGGIMVGSGDLSESALGWMTYGGDQMSMYEVNSSIPKTLLKDCILAFAENKIFFEDEKKNNAFFELLSNIINTPVSPELLPPENGEISQKTEDIIGPYELHDFFIYHAIGNGFSPKKVYFLACEAFKNSSYSKDDILKWLNLFYKRFFSQQFKRSCSPEGASVTGFSLSPRGEWLMPSEISAKIWLTELEFLLKIM; encoded by the coding sequence ATGGATAAAAAAAAGGACTCTAACTTTTGTATTGAAGAACTCGGCTTTTACCGTATTGCGGTTTCATCGCCTAAAATTTCTCTTGCAGACATAGAAGAAAATGTGAATATTCATCTTCAAGAGATAAAAAAAGCCGAAAAAGATGGTGCAAACCTTATTCTTTTTCCTCGGCTTTCAATTACGGGGGCTTCCTTAGGTTCCGTTTTTAAACAGTCTCTTTTAATCGAAAAAGCCCTTGACGCGGTAAAGATATTAGCCGAAAAAACTAAGCAGTTTTCTATTGTGTCTGTTATCGGTCTTCCTTTTTTATATAGGCAAAATCTTTATACTTGTTCGGCCGTAATCGAAAACGGAAAACTTATAGCTCTTGTTCCGCATCTTCCTTACGGATTTTTAAGTTCCTATTTTTGCGATTTTGAAGATGCTCCGTGCCTGATTCCGCTTTGCGGAGAAAATATTCCCTTTGGAAAGGAATTTAAATTTATTGTAAGCTATAAGGATTCTTGCGGTTTTAACACAGGCTTTTCATTTTCATTTGATTCTTCTTCTTGTGCCGATCTTATTTTAAATCCTCTTGCAGAGCCTTCAAAGCCTCTTGGTTCTTCTGCTATGCGGCAAGGGTATAAGGCTCTTTCAGCCGCAAAAAAATCGGCCATTGCTTTTGCAAACTGCGGAATGGGGGAGTCGGTTTCGGATTATGTTTTTGCAGGCGAATGCGGTATTTTTGAAAACGGAAAAGAACTTGAGTTTACATCATTTGCAAAAGTTTCTTACATAGCTTCCGACATTGATACGGAATTTTTAAATATACAAAAATTAAGCTCAAGGCTTTCGAAAACTTCTGATTCCGATTGGGAAATTGTAATCGAAAAAGAACGCTCCAATACCAAGAAGACCTTAAACTATCATGTACAAAAAAATCCTTTTTTACCTGATTGCGATGAACTTCATAAAAAGTTTATCTATAAGAATTTCTTTTCGGAGCTTATTTTCTTTCAAAGCTCTGCCCTTGCAAGGCGGCTTCAGTTTATAGGCTGTTCAAAATGCCTTGTAGGTATTTCCGGAGGCTTGGATTCTTCTTTGGCCCTCCTTGCAAGTGCCTATGCCCTTAAACTTTTAAATATTGATTTAAAAAATCTTTATGCCGTTACCATGCCGGGTTTCGGCACGACCGAAAAAACAAAGAACAATGCTTCGGCTCTTGCAAAGACCTTGGGCTGTACGCTTTTGGAAATCCCTATTGAAAAGGCTATGATGCAGCACTTTTCCGACATAGGTCAGGATATCGATAATCATGATATTGCTTATGAAAATGCCCAAGCCCGTGAAAGAACTCAAATTTTGATGGATAAGGCAAACCAAATCGGCGGTATAATGGTGGGCTCGGGAGACCTCTCTGAGTCGGCCTTGGGATGGATGACCTACGGAGGGGATCAGATGTCGATGTACGAGGTCAACTCTTCAATTCCAAAGACTCTTCTAAAAGATTGTATACTTGCCTTTGCCGAAAATAAGATTTTTTTTGAAGATGAAAAGAAAAACAACGCATTTTTTGAGCTTCTATCAAATATAATAAATACGCCTGTAAGTCCGGAACTTCTTCCGCCTGAAAATGGAGAAATTTCTCAAAAAACCGAGGATATAATAGGGCCATATGAACTTCATGATTTTTTTATTTATCATGCAATAGGAAACGGTTTTTCGCCTAAAAAGGTTTATTTTCTTGCTTGTGAAGCCTTTAAGAATTCCTCTTATTCCAAGGACGATATTTTAAAATGGCTGAATCTTTTTTATAAAAGATTTTTCTCCCAGCAGTTTAAAAGATCATGCAGTCCCGAAGGAGCTTCGGTTACCGGTTTTTCGCTTTCTCCCCGAGGTGAATGGCTTATGCCGTCCGAAATATCTGCAAAAATATGGCTGACAGAGCTTGAATTTTTGCTTAAAATAATGTAA
- a CDS encoding ATP-binding protein has translation MIKVQNYIPRAVDDKIDLYLTLFGAVCIEGPKWCGKTWSSAYHSKSSFYLGSPQGSFQNRKMAEMTPDIVLLGETPRLIDEWQDVPLLWDAVRFEVDKRGKKGQFILTGSATPNHKGILHSGAGRIGRLRMRPMSLYESKDSTGEVSLKAICEGSSCSSPIKEVSLLDIINLIIRGGWPANVGYSAKNSSKTAAEYLHAILSDDVFRIDGIKRDASKMKLLLKSLARNESSTASNRTLKNDISSIDYEDIDIETTATYLNIFDRLFLTDNQLPFSHNIRSSVRIKQMEKRHLADPSLACALLGAGEKTLLSDLSTLGFLFEALCERDLKVYADTFDASVYHYQDYKNREIDAVIEMKDGSWAAFEIKLGANQIDEAAANLIKIRDSLKAEGAGYPKFMGVICGLANAAYCRKDGVFVIPITSLKW, from the coding sequence ATGATAAAGGTTCAAAATTATATACCCCGTGCTGTAGATGATAAAATAGATTTATATTTGACTCTTTTTGGAGCTGTCTGCATCGAAGGGCCTAAATGGTGTGGTAAAACATGGTCATCAGCCTATCACAGTAAAAGCTCTTTTTACCTAGGTTCACCTCAAGGCTCTTTTCAAAATCGAAAAATGGCCGAGATGACACCCGATATTGTCCTTTTGGGTGAAACACCCCGTCTTATAGATGAATGGCAGGATGTTCCTCTTTTATGGGATGCTGTACGTTTTGAAGTGGATAAGAGGGGCAAAAAAGGTCAATTTATACTTACCGGTTCCGCCACACCTAATCATAAAGGGATTTTGCACAGCGGTGCGGGGCGGATAGGCAGATTGAGGATGAGGCCTATGTCTTTGTATGAGTCAAAGGATTCTACAGGGGAGGTTTCGCTAAAGGCTATTTGTGAGGGCTCATCTTGTTCTTCTCCGATAAAAGAAGTCAGCCTGCTTGATATTATAAATTTAATAATCAGAGGCGGTTGGCCTGCAAATGTAGGTTATAGTGCTAAAAATTCATCAAAAACGGCAGCAGAATATCTCCATGCTATTTTGTCAGATGATGTGTTTAGGATTGACGGTATAAAAAGAGATGCATCAAAAATGAAGCTCCTTCTTAAATCCCTTGCCCGCAATGAAAGCAGTACGGCATCGAACCGCACCCTTAAAAACGATATCAGCTCAATAGATTACGAAGATATTGATATAGAAACTACTGCAACTTATCTTAATATCTTTGATCGCCTTTTTTTAACCGATAATCAATTACCTTTCTCTCATAATATTAGGTCTTCCGTACGTATCAAACAAATGGAAAAAAGGCATCTTGCAGACCCGTCTTTGGCTTGTGCCTTACTTGGGGCCGGAGAAAAAACTCTTTTATCCGATTTATCAACATTGGGCTTCTTGTTTGAGGCTCTATGCGAAAGAGACCTAAAAGTGTATGCCGATACTTTTGATGCATCGGTTTATCATTATCAAGATTATAAAAATCGGGAAATAGATGCCGTTATAGAAATGAAGGACGGTTCTTGGGCCGCATTTGAAATTAAACTTGGAGCAAATCAAATAGATGAGGCTGCCGCAAATCTTATTAAGATAAGGGACAGTTTAAAAGCTGAAGGGGCCGGCTATCCTAAGTTTATGGGTGTTATATGCGGCTTAGCAAATGCTGCTTACTGCCGTAAAGACGGGGTGTTTGTAATTCCGATAACTTCGTTAAAGTGGTAA
- the lgt gene encoding prolipoprotein diacylglyceryl transferase, with protein MLLAIQYPSWLHPEIIPGLPFLRWYGLMYLVAFGIAYFLFSYQVKHGEFERYSGCQKAMTQDDISDLFIWGILGLILGARIFGTLVYNPETYLKAPWLIFWPFARDGAGNLTFTGFQGMSYHGGFIGGFLGVILWTKKSKFKFAAVADLMAVSIPLGYTFGRLGNFANGELYGRITTSKIGMIFPQTPISDRFYLAESWVRDFAEQAGLLVQDGASMINLPRHPSQLYEAFFEGIILWLILWLLRKKKPFDGFLVCVYTLGYGFFRFFIEYFRQPDANKGYPISFGTGAANIYVYESWKNISTGQILCSLMILASLAAMLILYLQEKKLKEKKGNIDG; from the coding sequence ATGCTTTTAGCTATACAATATCCTTCATGGCTCCATCCCGAAATTATTCCGGGGCTGCCGTTTTTACGTTGGTACGGCCTTATGTATCTTGTTGCCTTTGGAATAGCTTATTTTTTATTTTCTTATCAGGTAAAGCATGGCGAATTTGAACGATATTCCGGCTGTCAAAAGGCTATGACACAAGATGATATTTCAGACCTTTTTATCTGGGGAATTTTAGGGCTTATTTTGGGCGCGAGAATTTTCGGAACCCTGGTCTATAATCCTGAAACCTACTTAAAAGCTCCTTGGCTTATTTTTTGGCCATTTGCAAGGGATGGAGCCGGGAATCTAACCTTTACGGGCTTTCAAGGTATGTCCTATCACGGAGGCTTTATAGGAGGTTTTTTAGGGGTCATCCTCTGGACAAAAAAATCTAAATTTAAATTTGCGGCAGTTGCAGACCTTATGGCTGTTTCAATTCCTCTAGGCTACACATTCGGACGTCTCGGTAACTTTGCAAACGGTGAGCTTTACGGCCGCATAACGACGAGTAAGATAGGAATGATTTTTCCTCAAACTCCAATTTCTGACCGATTTTATCTGGCCGAAAGTTGGGTCAGGGATTTTGCAGAACAAGCAGGTTTGCTTGTACAGGATGGAGCCTCTATGATAAATCTGCCCCGCCACCCGAGCCAGCTCTATGAGGCCTTTTTTGAAGGGATTATTCTTTGGCTTATCTTATGGCTGCTTCGCAAGAAAAAGCCCTTTGACGGCTTTTTGGTTTGTGTTTATACATTGGGCTACGGCTTTTTTAGATTTTTTATCGAATATTTCCGCCAGCCGGATGCCAATAAGGGCTACCCAATATCCTTTGGGACAGGGGCCGCCAATATTTATGTTTATGAATCGTGGAAAAACATATCTACCGGGCAAATTCTATGTAGTTTGATGATCTTAGCCTCTCTTGCTGCGATGTTAATTCTTTATTTGCAAGAAAAAAAGTTAAAAGAAAAAAAAGGAAATATAGATGGATAA